A single genomic interval of Quadrisphaera sp. RL12-1S harbors:
- the hisG gene encoding ATP phosphoribosyltransferase, with protein sequence MTSTSASADTSQPLRIAVPNKGSLSEPAAQLLREAGYATRREGRELVLADPENGAEFFFLRPRDIAVYVGSGTLDVGITGRDLLLDSRAEADEVMQLGFGASTFRFAGPAAQVSCGLDVAGLDGQRVATSYAGLVADHLAAAGVSAEVVRLDGAVETAVQLGVADAIADVVETGSTLRSAGLAVFGEPILRSEAVVITRRGADGPVRPAGLDVLLRRIQGVLVARQYVMVDYDVPREHLDDACALTPGLESPTVAPLADPAWAAVRAMVPRATTNKVMDELYDLGARAILVTTIHACRL encoded by the coding sequence ATGACCAGCACGTCCGCCTCCGCTGACACCTCCCAGCCGCTGCGCATCGCCGTCCCCAACAAGGGGTCGCTGTCCGAGCCGGCGGCGCAGCTGCTGCGCGAGGCCGGGTACGCCACCCGCCGCGAGGGCCGCGAGCTGGTGCTCGCCGACCCCGAGAACGGCGCGGAGTTCTTCTTCCTGCGCCCGCGCGACATCGCCGTGTACGTCGGCTCGGGCACCCTCGACGTCGGCATCACCGGCCGAGACCTGCTGCTGGACTCCCGCGCGGAGGCCGACGAGGTCATGCAGCTGGGGTTCGGCGCGTCCACGTTCCGCTTCGCGGGGCCGGCCGCGCAGGTCAGCTGCGGGCTGGACGTGGCCGGTCTGGACGGGCAGCGCGTGGCGACCAGCTACGCGGGGCTCGTGGCCGACCACCTCGCCGCCGCCGGCGTCAGCGCCGAGGTGGTCCGGCTGGACGGCGCGGTGGAGACCGCGGTGCAGCTGGGCGTGGCCGACGCCATCGCCGACGTCGTCGAGACCGGCTCCACGCTGCGCTCGGCCGGCCTGGCCGTGTTCGGCGAGCCGATCCTGCGCTCGGAGGCCGTGGTCATCACCCGCCGCGGCGCGGACGGGCCCGTGCGCCCCGCCGGGCTGGACGTGCTGCTGCGGCGCATCCAGGGCGTGCTCGTGGCCCGCCAGTACGTCATGGTCGACTACGACGTCCCGCGCGAGCACCTCGACGACGCCTGCGCGCTGACCCCCGGCCTGGAGTCCCCGACCGTGGCGCCCCTGGCTGACCCGGCCTGGGCGGCGGTGCGCGCCATGGTGCCCCGCGCCACCACCAACAAGGTCATGGACGAGCTCTACGACCTCGGCGCGCGCGCCATCCTCGTCACCACCATCCACGCCTGTCGCCTGTGA
- a CDS encoding glutathionylspermidine synthase family protein — translation MRRVRTTPRPGWRETVVSQGLVYPTTPSRSGLGEDDYWFERACYVLTSDEVDHLEGVTERVHAMCVEAARYLCSGECGDLGLPPGSLEAARASLDAAPPSLYGRFDLRFDGRDGQPAKVLEYNADTPTGLVEASVAQWYWLQDVAPELDQWNSLHERLVEAWRGVRERTGLGVLHLAHLGAEKSGEEEMTVGYLRDCADQAGWSTRQLQVEQLGWNPDVQRFIGLDDDVIDVLFKLYPWEDVLWEDFGAHALTTLEQGSTVWLEPLWKVVLSNKALLVALWRCFPGHENLLPAAFEPDGMAEWVKKPLHGREGDNIEVSSRDLSLVQPGEYGEEGSVYQQYVRMPDFDGNKAVVGSWVVDGKAAGCGIRESDSPVTDYYARFVPHHIDGPAPSPQQRAAWLHEPAT, via the coding sequence GTGAGGCGCGTCCGCACCACCCCGCGTCCCGGCTGGCGCGAGACGGTGGTCTCCCAGGGCCTCGTCTACCCGACCACGCCCTCGCGCTCGGGCCTGGGCGAGGACGACTACTGGTTCGAGCGGGCCTGCTACGTGCTCACCTCCGACGAGGTCGACCACCTCGAGGGCGTCACCGAGCGCGTCCACGCGATGTGCGTGGAGGCCGCCCGCTACCTCTGCAGCGGGGAGTGCGGTGACCTCGGCCTGCCGCCCGGCTCGCTGGAGGCCGCCCGCGCCAGTCTCGACGCCGCCCCGCCGTCGCTCTACGGCAGGTTCGACCTCCGCTTCGACGGCCGCGACGGCCAGCCCGCCAAGGTGCTCGAGTACAACGCCGACACCCCCACCGGGCTCGTGGAGGCGAGCGTCGCCCAGTGGTACTGGCTGCAGGACGTCGCGCCCGAGCTCGACCAGTGGAACTCCCTGCACGAGCGGCTCGTGGAGGCCTGGCGCGGCGTCCGCGAGCGGACGGGCCTCGGCGTGCTGCACCTGGCCCACCTCGGCGCCGAGAAGAGCGGCGAGGAGGAGATGACGGTCGGGTACCTGCGCGACTGCGCCGACCAGGCCGGCTGGTCCACGCGGCAGCTGCAGGTGGAGCAGCTGGGCTGGAACCCCGACGTGCAGCGGTTCATCGGGCTGGACGACGACGTCATCGACGTCCTCTTCAAGCTCTACCCCTGGGAGGACGTGCTCTGGGAGGACTTCGGCGCCCACGCGCTGACCACCCTCGAGCAGGGCTCCACGGTGTGGCTGGAGCCGCTGTGGAAGGTGGTGCTGTCCAACAAGGCGCTGCTCGTGGCGCTGTGGCGGTGCTTCCCCGGCCACGAGAACCTCCTGCCGGCCGCGTTCGAGCCCGACGGGATGGCCGAGTGGGTCAAGAAGCCCCTCCACGGCCGGGAGGGCGACAACATCGAGGTCTCCTCCCGCGACCTGTCGCTGGTCCAGCCCGGCGAGTACGGCGAGGAGGGCTCCGTCTACCAGCAGTACGTGCGCATGCCCGACTTCGACGGCAACAAGGCCGTGGTCGGCTCCTGGGTGGTGGACGGGAAGGCCGCCGGGTGCGGCATCCGCGAGAGCGACTCGCCCGTCACCGACTACTACGCGCGCTTCGTGCCGCACCACATCGACGGGCCGGCGCCGAGCCCGCAGCAGCGGGCCGCGTGGCTCCACGAGCCGGCGACCTGA
- a CDS encoding leucine-rich repeat domain-containing protein: MRLPLLWEDDLADVASPIVPGVLSLVPRDVTVVQFDEPLTDRDHRRLGRWFQKHPGVTLRAYAEGLGTSDDLSFLRHYPGLTGLSLNCFYEPPVLDARNLEHLPLTLRELHLEVRTSGNALHRLADLPHLQRLSLAHHRRLPPVLSQLASLRELHLEGPVKDLEPLAGLTQLEHLKLRSVTADLSPLMALTQLRALEIRLGGTTDLSAVPDIGEITYLELWLVRGLTDLEFLADMCHLQHLFLQALRNVHALPDLSACTALERVHLETMKGLVDLASLATAPALRQLWMVDFSHLQPEDLLPLKACGALEELGIGMGSDRKNVAARDLLRIPGSYGGHEWP; this comes from the coding sequence ATGAGGCTCCCCCTGCTGTGGGAGGACGACCTGGCCGATGTCGCAAGCCCGATCGTGCCCGGGGTCCTCTCGCTCGTGCCGCGCGACGTCACCGTGGTCCAGTTCGACGAACCGCTGACCGATCGCGACCACCGCAGACTCGGCCGGTGGTTCCAGAAGCACCCGGGTGTCACGCTGCGCGCCTACGCGGAGGGACTCGGGACCTCGGACGACCTGTCGTTCTTGCGGCACTACCCCGGGCTCACCGGCCTGAGCCTCAACTGCTTCTACGAGCCGCCGGTGCTCGACGCCCGGAACCTCGAGCACCTGCCGCTGACCCTGCGTGAGCTCCACCTCGAGGTCAGGACCAGTGGCAACGCGCTGCACAGGCTCGCGGACCTCCCTCACCTGCAACGGCTGAGCCTGGCCCACCACCGCCGCCTGCCGCCGGTGCTGTCGCAGCTGGCCTCGCTACGGGAGCTCCACCTGGAGGGTCCCGTGAAGGACCTCGAACCGCTGGCTGGTCTGACCCAGCTCGAGCACCTGAAGCTCCGGTCCGTCACGGCCGACCTGTCTCCGCTGATGGCGCTGACCCAGCTGCGCGCGCTGGAGATCCGCCTCGGAGGGACCACCGACCTCAGCGCGGTCCCCGACATCGGCGAGATCACCTACCTCGAGCTGTGGCTGGTCCGCGGTCTCACCGACCTGGAGTTCCTCGCCGACATGTGCCACCTGCAACACCTGTTCCTCCAGGCGCTCCGCAACGTGCACGCCCTCCCGGACCTGTCGGCGTGCACCGCTCTCGAGCGGGTGCACCTCGAGACGATGAAGGGGCTGGTCGACCTCGCCTCCCTCGCCACCGCTCCCGCCCTGCGGCAGCTCTGGATGGTCGACTTCAGCCACCTGCAGCCCGAGGACCTGCTGCCGTTGAAGGCCTGCGGCGCTCTGGAGGAGCTCGGCATCGGCATGGGCAGCGACCGCAAGAACGTCGCGGCGCGGGACCTGCTCCGCATCCCCGGCTCCTACGGCGGTCACGAATGGCCGTAG
- a CDS encoding phosphoribosyl-ATP diphosphatase, translating into MKSFEQLFAELSAKAAERPAGSRTVAELDAGVHAIGKKLVEEAAESWMAAEHEGPERAAEEISQLLYHAQVLMIASGLSLDDVYTHL; encoded by the coding sequence GTGAAGTCGTTCGAGCAGCTCTTCGCCGAGCTGTCCGCCAAGGCCGCCGAGCGCCCCGCCGGCTCCCGGACCGTCGCCGAGCTCGACGCCGGCGTCCACGCCATCGGCAAGAAGCTGGTGGAGGAGGCCGCGGAGTCGTGGATGGCCGCCGAGCACGAGGGGCCCGAGCGGGCCGCCGAGGAGATCTCCCAGCTGCTGTACCACGCGCAGGTGCTCATGATCGCCAGCGGCCTGTCCCTCGACGACGTCTACACCCACCTGTGA
- a CDS encoding PH domain-containing protein, translated as MTPPPPSSSGSSSSSPRDDDAARLHAPFRPLRGPRVARVLGVAAVVLFSVLAATVVGQTAWDRVGFVVVGLAVMAFAEMQARVVAVPDEHGLFVRNLVHRRRLEWAEVVGVSFGGGRPWVQLDLSDGDTLAVMGVQRADGERGVAEADRLATLVALHTR; from the coding sequence GTGACGCCGCCGCCGCCGTCGTCGTCGGGGTCGTCGTCCTCGTCACCCCGCGACGACGACGCCGCGCGCCTGCACGCGCCGTTCCGGCCGCTGCGCGGGCCGCGGGTGGCCCGGGTGCTCGGGGTGGCAGCGGTGGTGCTCTTCTCGGTGCTGGCCGCCACCGTGGTCGGGCAGACCGCGTGGGACCGGGTCGGCTTCGTGGTGGTGGGCCTGGCCGTCATGGCGTTCGCCGAGATGCAGGCGCGCGTGGTGGCCGTGCCTGACGAGCACGGCCTGTTCGTTCGCAACCTCGTGCACCGCCGGCGCCTGGAGTGGGCCGAGGTGGTGGGCGTCTCCTTCGGCGGCGGCCGCCCGTGGGTGCAGCTGGACCTCTCCGACGGCGACACCCTGGCGGTCATGGGCGTCCAGCGCGCCGACGGCGAGCGCGGGGTGGCCGAGGCCGACCGCCTGGCCACCCTCGTGGCCCTGCACACCCGCTGA
- a CDS encoding S53 family peptidase: protein MAPSVLPTRLPSRRWAARAAAAAALALATGALAGLPAGAAPAPDRTPFPAARPSWATPAADAGAPPSTETVEGYVALPLRDPAGAKALATAVSTPTSGRYGQYVSARQWISTYAPTAKALDVVTKTLRAGGLTITGVPASRTYVVFRGTPEQVGAVFATSLRQYQVGGGTVTAPATTPSLPADAGALVSAVSLSSGALAARPGALAPGRERPSVAARTAAPPTAQRVPCSDSWGQRTSTTPPAYGRTSFPTNTCGYTARQLRAVTGTAAGDGAGQTVAIVDAYASPTIVADSDRLSAAQGEPGVSGLYSQVGVDRKTFTDQEACGGEEGWQGEQSLDVQAVHAVAPKARILYSAGSNCGAGLYLAVSRVLDTQAASLVSNSWGVQEQYLLPADLAIYDALGWQAAAQGIGLYTSSGDDGDETVNGLPKQVDFPSGNPFWTSVGGTSVGVDASGRIVVETGWGDARSVIAGSTFTPAPPGDFYAGAGGGTGTIYPEPDWQRGVVPDAIANGHRAVPDIANIADPYTGFLVGYSPILADGSTATGAYEADATGGTSLASPVVAAQVAVVQGRIGQRLGFASPALYLLARIAPSAFRDVQAPAGTLALAAYSPGRQANVLVTLDRDSSLRTTRGWDAVTGVGVLPLDSWRRVAQR from the coding sequence GTGGCACCGTCGGTTCTGCCCACGCGGCTGCCCTCGAGGAGGTGGGCGGCCCGCGCGGCGGCCGCTGCCGCCCTCGCCCTCGCCACCGGCGCCCTGGCCGGCCTCCCCGCGGGCGCCGCCCCGGCCCCCGACCGGACGCCCTTCCCCGCGGCGAGGCCGTCGTGGGCCACGCCGGCCGCCGACGCCGGCGCGCCGCCGTCCACGGAGACGGTGGAGGGCTACGTCGCCCTGCCGCTGCGCGACCCCGCCGGCGCGAAGGCCCTGGCGACGGCGGTGTCCACGCCCACCTCCGGCCGCTACGGGCAGTACGTCTCCGCGCGGCAGTGGATCTCCACCTACGCTCCGACGGCGAAGGCCCTCGACGTCGTCACCAAGACCCTGCGCGCCGGTGGCCTCACCATCACCGGTGTCCCGGCCAGCCGCACCTACGTGGTCTTCCGCGGCACGCCGGAGCAGGTCGGGGCGGTGTTCGCGACCTCGCTGCGCCAGTACCAGGTGGGCGGGGGCACCGTGACCGCACCGGCCACCACGCCGTCGCTGCCCGCGGACGCGGGCGCGCTCGTCAGCGCGGTGAGCCTGTCCAGCGGCGCCCTGGCCGCCCGCCCGGGCGCCCTGGCACCGGGGCGGGAGCGGCCGTCCGTGGCCGCCCGGACCGCGGCTCCGCCGACCGCGCAGCGGGTGCCCTGCTCCGACTCGTGGGGCCAGCGCACCTCCACCACGCCCCCGGCCTACGGGCGGACGTCCTTCCCCACCAACACCTGCGGCTACACCGCCCGGCAGCTGCGGGCGGTGACCGGCACCGCTGCCGGCGACGGCGCCGGGCAGACCGTGGCGATCGTCGACGCGTACGCCTCACCGACGATCGTCGCCGACTCCGACCGCCTCTCCGCGGCCCAGGGCGAGCCCGGCGTCAGCGGCCTGTACTCCCAGGTCGGCGTCGACAGGAAGACGTTCACCGACCAGGAGGCCTGCGGCGGGGAGGAGGGCTGGCAGGGCGAGCAGTCGCTCGACGTGCAGGCCGTCCACGCCGTCGCCCCGAAGGCCCGCATCCTGTACTCCGCCGGCAGCAACTGCGGCGCCGGTCTCTACCTCGCGGTCTCCCGGGTGCTCGACACCCAGGCCGCCAGCCTGGTCTCCAACAGCTGGGGGGTGCAGGAGCAGTACCTCCTGCCGGCGGACCTGGCCATCTACGACGCCCTCGGCTGGCAGGCCGCAGCCCAGGGGATCGGCCTGTACACCTCCAGCGGCGACGACGGCGACGAGACCGTCAACGGGCTGCCGAAGCAGGTGGACTTCCCCTCCGGCAACCCGTTCTGGACGTCGGTGGGCGGCACGTCGGTGGGGGTGGACGCCTCGGGGCGGATCGTCGTCGAGACCGGCTGGGGAGACGCCCGCTCGGTGATCGCCGGCTCGACGTTCACCCCGGCGCCCCCCGGCGACTTCTACGCCGGAGCCGGCGGCGGTACCGGCACCATCTACCCCGAGCCCGACTGGCAGCGCGGCGTCGTCCCCGACGCGATCGCGAACGGCCACCGCGCCGTGCCCGACATCGCCAACATCGCCGACCCGTACACGGGGTTCCTGGTGGGCTACAGCCCGATCCTGGCCGACGGGTCCACCGCCACCGGCGCGTACGAGGCCGATGCCACCGGGGGGACCTCGCTGGCCTCGCCCGTGGTCGCGGCACAGGTCGCCGTGGTGCAGGGGCGCATCGGCCAGCGCCTGGGCTTCGCCAGCCCCGCCCTGTACCTGCTGGCCCGGATCGCGCCGTCGGCGTTCAGGGACGTGCAGGCCCCCGCCGGCACCCTCGCGCTGGCGGCGTACTCGCCGGGCAGGCAGGCGAACGTGCTGGTCACCCTCGACCGCGACTCCTCCCTGCGGACCACGCGCGGGTGGGACGCCGTGACGGGCGTGGGCGTGCTGCCGCTCGACTCCTGGCGGCGCGTCGCGCAGCGCTGA
- a CDS encoding LolA-like protein, whose protein sequence is MVAGRLADGVRLRPATSEAALSTVDHADLWVDRASGLPLAVDLVDVVGGPVVSAAFDAVTLGAPDPAALAVPDPPGATVRSAEVDVAAGAATAAPWELPGQLAGLPALQDPGTAGAVAYGTGLLRLAVVSLPADQGRQALFAAEAAGAQPLDQARTGSGRTALVRAGALSAAVVVVPGGAGQRQGRAYLVSGAVQPELLTRAAAQLVTDPPERRP, encoded by the coding sequence GTGGTCGCCGGGCGCCTGGCCGACGGCGTCCGGCTGCGCCCGGCCACCTCCGAGGCGGCCCTGTCGACCGTCGACCACGCCGACCTGTGGGTCGACAGGGCCAGCGGCCTGCCGCTCGCCGTCGACCTCGTGGACGTGGTCGGGGGGCCCGTCGTGTCCGCCGCCTTCGACGCCGTCACCCTGGGCGCGCCCGACCCAGCGGCCCTCGCCGTCCCGGACCCGCCCGGCGCCACCGTGCGCAGCGCTGAGGTCGACGTGGCCGCCGGCGCCGCCACCGCCGCCCCGTGGGAGCTGCCCGGCCAGCTGGCCGGCCTGCCCGCCCTGCAGGACCCGGGCACCGCCGGTGCGGTCGCCTACGGCACCGGCCTGCTGCGCCTGGCGGTGGTGTCGCTGCCCGCGGACCAGGGCCGGCAGGCGCTCTTCGCCGCCGAGGCCGCCGGCGCGCAGCCCCTCGACCAGGCCCGCACCGGCAGCGGGCGCACGGCGCTGGTGCGCGCCGGGGCGCTGAGCGCCGCGGTCGTCGTCGTCCCCGGCGGCGCCGGGCAGCGGCAGGGCCGGGCCTACCTCGTCTCCGGCGCCGTGCAGCCCGAGCTGCTGACCCGCGCCGCCGCCCAGTTGGTCACCGACCCCCCGGAGCGCCGCCCATGA
- a CDS encoding flotillin family protein, protein MDLTPVLVPVVVIGVIVVVVLVVVFSIARRYKIASPSEAFIVTGRKGKAVTNPETGQVSTDLSGQRVVMGGGVFVKPLVERVHVLSLSSRRISVKIGGAVSKQGIRLNLDAVAIVKVGGTEDNVRAAAQRFLHQQDEIESFTQEVLAGSLRSIVGTLTVDEIIRDRAAFAAQVAEESISSLSNQGLVLDTFQIQDVSDDTNYLRDLGRPEAAAAARNAAIAEAAARREASQAQAKADEAISESQRDLDLRRSAFKADTDRAAADAEAAGSLAKAQRDQEVLTSQERVAERQAALTERQLDTQVRKPADAARYQAEQEAQGRRNAEIFQAEGAKATAIAEAQAEAERTRLATAANAERATTFAKADADAARVAAAAAAEKVRLEGEAELARRTAIANAVRAEGEAEAAAIRAKGEAEAETQRLRAEAFERYGQAATTQMVVEALPKVARELAAPMAAISDLTVISTDGASALSKGVATNLTETLELVRRTTGVDVGALLRRSAGGDAATSTRSTADTEA, encoded by the coding sequence GTGGACCTGACACCGGTGCTCGTTCCCGTCGTCGTGATCGGCGTCATCGTCGTCGTCGTGCTGGTGGTGGTCTTCTCCATCGCGCGGCGCTACAAGATCGCGAGCCCGTCGGAGGCGTTCATCGTCACCGGCCGCAAGGGCAAGGCGGTGACCAACCCCGAGACGGGCCAGGTCTCCACCGACCTGTCCGGGCAGCGCGTGGTCATGGGCGGCGGCGTCTTCGTGAAGCCGCTCGTCGAGCGCGTGCACGTGCTGTCCCTGAGCAGCCGCCGGATCTCGGTGAAGATCGGCGGGGCGGTGTCCAAGCAGGGCATCCGCCTCAACCTGGACGCGGTCGCCATCGTCAAGGTGGGCGGCACCGAGGACAACGTGCGCGCCGCCGCGCAGCGCTTCCTGCACCAGCAGGACGAGATCGAGTCGTTCACGCAGGAGGTCCTCGCGGGCTCGCTGCGCTCCATCGTGGGCACGCTGACGGTGGACGAGATCATCCGCGACCGCGCCGCGTTCGCCGCGCAGGTGGCCGAGGAGTCCATCTCCTCGCTGAGCAACCAGGGCCTGGTGCTGGACACCTTCCAGATCCAGGACGTCTCCGACGACACCAACTACCTGCGCGACCTCGGCCGCCCGGAGGCCGCCGCCGCAGCCCGCAACGCCGCCATCGCCGAGGCCGCCGCCCGTCGCGAGGCCAGCCAGGCCCAGGCCAAGGCCGACGAGGCCATCTCGGAGAGCCAGCGCGACCTCGACCTGCGCCGCTCCGCGTTCAAGGCCGACACCGACCGCGCCGCCGCCGACGCCGAAGCGGCCGGGTCCCTGGCCAAGGCCCAGCGCGACCAGGAGGTGCTCACCAGCCAGGAGCGCGTGGCCGAGCGGCAGGCGGCGCTGACCGAGCGCCAGCTCGACACCCAGGTCCGCAAGCCCGCCGACGCCGCCCGCTACCAGGCCGAGCAGGAGGCCCAGGGCCGCCGCAACGCCGAGATCTTCCAGGCCGAGGGCGCCAAGGCCACCGCCATCGCCGAGGCGCAGGCCGAGGCCGAGCGCACCCGCCTGGCCACCGCCGCCAACGCCGAGCGCGCCACCACCTTCGCCAAGGCCGACGCCGACGCCGCCCGCGTGGCCGCCGCGGCTGCCGCCGAGAAGGTGCGCCTGGAGGGCGAGGCCGAGCTCGCCCGCCGCACCGCCATCGCCAACGCCGTGCGCGCCGAGGGCGAGGCCGAGGCCGCCGCCATCCGCGCCAAGGGCGAGGCCGAGGCCGAGACCCAGCGCCTGCGCGCGGAGGCCTTCGAGCGCTACGGCCAGGCCGCCACCACGCAGATGGTGGTGGAGGCGCTGCCCAAGGTGGCCCGCGAGCTCGCGGCTCCCATGGCCGCCATCAGCGACCTCACGGTCATCTCCACCGACGGCGCGAGCGCCCTCTCCAAGGGCGTGGCCACCAACCTCACCGAGACCCTCGAGCTGGTGCGCCGCACCACCGGCGTAGACGTCGGCGCCCTCCTGCGCCGCAGCGCCGGCGGCGACGCCGCCACCTCCACCCGCAGCACCGCCGACACCGAGGCCTGA
- a CDS encoding DUF350 domain-containing protein has translation MDGLGTAVGAAAVYTAVGLGLLLVGFYALDLIVPGRLAQRVFRDAEPGAALVTAAGAVGVGLITFTTIWRNADAGFGPALLWTVVFGLVGIVLQAAALVLLDLLTPGRLGDLVCARQPSGAMHPAAWVTAAFQLAVAGVVVASVA, from the coding sequence GTGGACGGGTTGGGCACGGCGGTCGGTGCTGCCGCGGTGTACACGGCGGTGGGCCTGGGACTGCTGCTCGTGGGCTTCTACGCCCTCGACCTCATCGTCCCCGGGCGCCTCGCGCAGCGGGTCTTCCGGGACGCCGAGCCCGGCGCCGCGCTGGTCACCGCCGCCGGCGCCGTGGGCGTGGGCCTGATCACCTTCACCACCATCTGGCGCAACGCCGACGCCGGCTTCGGCCCGGCGCTGCTGTGGACGGTGGTGTTCGGGCTGGTGGGCATCGTCCTGCAGGCGGCGGCGCTGGTGCTGCTGGACCTGCTGACACCGGGCCGCCTGGGCGACCTCGTCTGCGCCCGCCAGCCCTCGGGTGCGATGCACCCGGCGGCGTGGGTGACGGCGGCGTTCCAGCTGGCCGTGGCGGGCGTCGTCGTCGCCTCGGTGGCCTGA